Proteins encoded within one genomic window of Amycolatopsis nigrescens CSC17Ta-90:
- a CDS encoding GNAT family N-acetyltransferase has protein sequence METPSEELSDDQLVLRRWGADEVELAYRAVAENLEHLRPWTAWTLNGYTERDAAEFITNSRANWDRGEAFDYAIRTVGGELVGGCGLMARIGPGGLEIGYWLGREHTGRGLVTKASALLVAEAFRVGADHVQIVHDVRNVRSRGVPQRLGFREVARKRTETPLAPAESGEQQVWQRDRD, from the coding sequence ATGGAGACACCGTCGGAGGAGCTTTCGGACGACCAGCTGGTCCTGCGCCGCTGGGGTGCCGACGAGGTCGAGCTGGCGTACCGGGCGGTCGCCGAGAACCTGGAGCACCTGCGGCCGTGGACCGCGTGGACGCTCAACGGCTACACCGAGCGGGACGCCGCCGAGTTCATCACTAACTCCAGGGCGAACTGGGATCGCGGGGAGGCTTTCGACTACGCGATCCGGACCGTCGGCGGCGAGCTGGTCGGTGGCTGCGGGCTGATGGCCAGGATCGGTCCCGGCGGGCTGGAGATCGGGTACTGGCTCGGCCGCGAGCACACCGGCAGGGGCCTGGTCACCAAGGCGAGTGCGTTGCTCGTCGCGGAGGCGTTCCGGGTCGGCGCGGACCACGTCCAGATCGTGCACGACGTGCGCAACGTGCGCAGCCGGGGCGTCCCGCAGCGGCTCGGTTTCCGCGAGGTGGCCAGGAAACGCACCGAGACCCCGCTGGCGC